One window of the Streptomyces sp. NBC_00259 genome contains the following:
- a CDS encoding putative immunity protein has product MTIASGDFELTMDELRVVAHYVLESAEEVLPVFEDANPGDPRPRAAINAAQQFVNGARRTKLQRITSLDAHRAAKEATTEAARLAARAAGDAAAAAYLHPIAKATQVGHILRAAASAARVGELNADDDFAVGLRLVEEARQRATPVLIDVLNRYPLAPTGKSRDAQLMTILDASLRMPRQAEG; this is encoded by the coding sequence GTGACGATCGCATCTGGGGACTTTGAACTGACGATGGACGAACTGCGTGTCGTCGCACACTACGTTCTGGAGAGCGCTGAGGAAGTTCTTCCTGTCTTCGAGGACGCCAACCCCGGCGATCCTCGGCCTCGTGCAGCCATCAACGCCGCACAGCAGTTCGTGAACGGCGCGAGAAGGACCAAACTTCAGCGAATCACCTCCTTGGATGCCCATCGGGCGGCAAAGGAAGCGACCACGGAGGCCGCACGGCTCGCTGCACGCGCCGCAGGAGATGCCGCCGCTGCGGCCTACCTCCATCCGATCGCGAAAGCCACCCAGGTGGGTCATATCCTCAGAGCCGCTGCAAGCGCCGCGCGCGTTGGAGAATTGAACGCGGACGATGACTTCGCCGTCGGGCTCCGGCTGGTCGAGGAGGCTCGACAACGCGCCACACCCGTCCTGATCGATGTTCTGAACAGATACCCGCTGGCGCCGACTGGCAAGAGCCGTGATGCACAGCTCATGACCATTCTGGACGCATCTCTGCGCA